In Paralichthys olivaceus isolate ysfri-2021 chromosome 13, ASM2471397v2, whole genome shotgun sequence, the following are encoded in one genomic region:
- the LOC109642384 gene encoding prostaglandin reductase 3 has translation MSRLLLRPLLLRHGRRAVSVIGGGRGATDSLSGVHPAARRTIIDMSYSSHFMDFMGSSIPSSMSKLVVTKLSPDFKEAVSVQSVAVPTPGDAELLVRNRFVGINASDINYTAGRYDPSLKPPFDAGFEGIGEVVGLGLSASSRYTIGDTVAYFRSGAFAEYTVVPAKECVPVPAVKPEFLTLLVSGATAYIALKRLGDLAEGEAVLVTAAAGGTGQFAVQFAKQAGCHVIGTCSSNEKAGFLKSLGCNRPINYTTEDLAKTLRKEYPQGVHVVYESVGGSVLEVAVNSLANKGRLIVIGFISGYQTPSGIPQFKGGTLPVKLLQKSASMRGFFLPHFYSDYREALSSMMQMFANGKLVCEVDYGDLAEGGRFVGLESVFRAVDYMYSGKNLGKVVVEVAPPAVSNSKL, from the exons ATGTCCAGGCTCCTCCTGCGGCCGCTGCTGCTGAGACACGGCAGGAGAGCGGTGTCGGTGATCGGCGGGGGGCGCGGAGCAACCGACTCACTTTCAGGAGTTCATCCGGCGGCGCGGCGCACCATCATAGACATGTCCTACTCCTCGCACTTCATGGATTTCATGGGATCCTCCATACCCAGCAGCATGAGCAAGCTGGTCGTAACCAAGCTCAGCCCTGATTTCAAAGAGGCCGTGTCAGTGCAAAGCGTCGCGGTACCGACCCCGGGAGACGCGGAGCTGCTCGTCAGGAATCG TTTTGTGGGAATCAATGCCAGTGATATTAATTACACGGCGGGCCGCTACGACCCGTCACTGAAGCCTCCTTTCGATGCCGGTTTCGAGGGTATCGGTGAGGTCGTCGGCCTTGGCCTTAGCGCCAGCTCCCGTTACACCATCGGAGACACCGTGGCCTATTTCCGCAGTGGTGCCTTTGCTGAGTACACGGTGGTGCCTGCCAAGGAATGCGTGCCCGTCCCTGCAGTGAAGCCAGAGTTCCTCACCCTGCTGGTCAGCGGTGCCACAGCCTACATCGCCTTGAAACGTCTGGGCGACCTGGCCGAAGGTGAGGCGGTCCTGGTCACGGCGGCTGCAGGAGGCACTGGACAGTTTGCCGTGCAGTTTGCTAAGCAGGCCGGTTGCCACGTGATTGGGACCTGTTCTTCCAACGAGAAAGCCGGCTTTCTGAAGTCCCTCGGCTGTAACAGGCCGATCAACTACACTACAGAAGACCTCGCCAAGACGCTTCGGAAAGAGTACCCACAAGGTGTACACGTGGTGTATGagtcagtgggaggaagtgtttTAGAAGTCGCAGTGAACAGTTTGGCCAACAAGGGTCGGCTCATAGTGATCGGCTTCATCTCTGGGTACCAGACGCCATCGGGTATCCCACAGTTCAAAGGAGGAACACTGCCGGTCAAGCTGCTGCAGAAGTCGGCCAGCATGCGGGGTTTCTTCCTGCCCCACTTCTACAGTGACTACAGGGAGGCTCTGAGTAGCATGATGCAGATGTTTGCCAATGGGAAGCTAGTGTGTGAAGTGGATTATGGGGATCTGGCAGAGGGGGGGAGGTTTGTAGGCTTGGAGTCAGTCTTCCGGGCTGTGGACTACATGTATTCTGGGAAAAACCTGGGCAAAGTCGTGGTGGAAGTGGCACCGCCTGCTGTTAGTAATAGCAAGCTGTGA